One part of the Triplophysa rosa linkage group LG5, Trosa_1v2, whole genome shotgun sequence genome encodes these proteins:
- the tmem68 gene encoding transmembrane protein 68 isoform X1, giving the protein MSRRNESCLFENGSVGFLSCLFHVWEEWAGLGHLEDYLSFLEYLLWVFTPLAIVFILPFLIVILLYLSILFLHVYKRKNQLREAYSNNLWDGARKTLATLWDGHGAIWHGYEIHGLEKVPDEGPALIVYYHGAIPIDYYYFLANVILQKGRTCHSVADHFLFKVPGFKLILEVFSVIHGPQEECVKALQNGHLLGISPGGVREALFSDETYPLLWGKRKGFAQVAIDSKVPIIPMFTQNVREGFRSLGTLKFYRWVYERFRLPIAPVYGGFPVKFRTFLGDPIPYDPKLNAAELAEKVQQAVQALIDKHQKIPGNILRALLERFQREHKD; this is encoded by the exons ATGTCCCGCAGGAATGAGTCTTGCCTGTTTGAGAATGGATCAGTAGGTTTCCTCTCCTGCTTGTTTCATGTGTGGGAGGAGTGGGCGGGGCTTGGCCATCTCGAGGACTACCTCAGTTTCTTGGAGTATTTGCTCTGGGTTTTCACACCTCTGGCCATAGTCTTTATCCTGCCTTTCCTCATAGTCATCCTCCTATATCTGTCCATCCTCTTTCTCCACGTCTACAAGCGCAAGAACCAGCTGAGGGAAGCTTATTCCAACAACCTGTGGGATGGCGCACGGAAAACTCTGGCAACCCTTTGGGACGGACATGGAGCTATATGGCACG GTTATGAAATCCATGGTTTAGAGAAGGTTCCAGATGAAGGACCTGCCCTAATCGTCTACTACCATGGGGCGATTCCTATAGACTACTATTATTTCTTGGCAAACGTTATCCTTCAGAAAGGAAGAACTTGTCATTCAGTGGCTGATCATTTTCTGTTCAAGGTTCCAG GGTTTAAGCTTATTTTAGAAGTGTTTAGCGTTATCCACGGACCGCAGGAGGAATGTGTAAAAGCCCTGCAGAACGGCCACCTCCTGGGCATCTCTCCTGGAGGGGTCCGGGAAGCCCTGTTCAGTGATGAGACTTACCCTCTGCTGTGGGGCAAACGTAAAGGATTTGCACAAGTGGCCATCGACTCTAAAGTG CCAATAATACCGATGTTTACTCAAAATGTCAGGGAGGGGTTTCGCTCTCTCGGAACACTAA AATTTTACAGATGGGTGTATGAGAGGTTTCGTCTGCCGATAGCACCGGTGTACGGAGGCTTTCCGGTCAAATTTCGCACCTTTCTGGGTGACCCCATTCCGTATGACCCCAAACTCAACGCAGCCGAGTTAGCTGAAAAG GTGCAGCAAGCAGTTCAAGCACTTATCGACAAACACCAGAAGATACCTGGAAACATCCTCAGAGCTCTTCTGGAGCGATTTCAAAGGGAACACAAAGATTAG
- the tmem68 gene encoding transmembrane protein 68 isoform X2 → MSRRNESCLFENGSRKNQLREAYSNNLWDGARKTLATLWDGHGAIWHGYEIHGLEKVPDEGPALIVYYHGAIPIDYYYFLANVILQKGRTCHSVADHFLFKVPGFKLILEVFSVIHGPQEECVKALQNGHLLGISPGGVREALFSDETYPLLWGKRKGFAQVAIDSKVPIIPMFTQNVREGFRSLGTLKFYRWVYERFRLPIAPVYGGFPVKFRTFLGDPIPYDPKLNAAELAEKVQQAVQALIDKHQKIPGNILRALLERFQREHKD, encoded by the exons ATGTCCCGCAGGAATGAGTCTTGCCTGTTTGAGAATGGATCA CGCAAGAACCAGCTGAGGGAAGCTTATTCCAACAACCTGTGGGATGGCGCACGGAAAACTCTGGCAACCCTTTGGGACGGACATGGAGCTATATGGCACG GTTATGAAATCCATGGTTTAGAGAAGGTTCCAGATGAAGGACCTGCCCTAATCGTCTACTACCATGGGGCGATTCCTATAGACTACTATTATTTCTTGGCAAACGTTATCCTTCAGAAAGGAAGAACTTGTCATTCAGTGGCTGATCATTTTCTGTTCAAGGTTCCAG GGTTTAAGCTTATTTTAGAAGTGTTTAGCGTTATCCACGGACCGCAGGAGGAATGTGTAAAAGCCCTGCAGAACGGCCACCTCCTGGGCATCTCTCCTGGAGGGGTCCGGGAAGCCCTGTTCAGTGATGAGACTTACCCTCTGCTGTGGGGCAAACGTAAAGGATTTGCACAAGTGGCCATCGACTCTAAAGTG CCAATAATACCGATGTTTACTCAAAATGTCAGGGAGGGGTTTCGCTCTCTCGGAACACTAA AATTTTACAGATGGGTGTATGAGAGGTTTCGTCTGCCGATAGCACCGGTGTACGGAGGCTTTCCGGTCAAATTTCGCACCTTTCTGGGTGACCCCATTCCGTATGACCCCAAACTCAACGCAGCCGAGTTAGCTGAAAAG GTGCAGCAAGCAGTTCAAGCACTTATCGACAAACACCAGAAGATACCTGGAAACATCCTCAGAGCTCTTCTGGAGCGATTTCAAAGGGAACACAAAGATTAG